The following proteins are co-located in the Heteronotia binoei isolate CCM8104 ecotype False Entrance Well chromosome 21, APGP_CSIRO_Hbin_v1, whole genome shotgun sequence genome:
- the BATF gene encoding basic leucine zipper transcriptional factor ATF-like: MPHSSDSSDSSSFSHSSSSSKQESSDDMKKVQRREKNRIAAQKSRQRQTQKADTLHVESEDLERQNAALRREIKQLTEELKHFSAMLTSHETHCSVLHTQAPVPSEVLYTPLSFHQTHISSPCFQH, from the exons ATGCCCCATAGCTCTGACAGCAGTGACTCCAGCAGTTTCAGCCACTCGTCTTCCTCCAGCAAACAG GAATCTTCTGATGACATGAAAAAAGTACAAAGAAGAGAAAAGAATCGCATTGCagcccaaaagagccggcaaagACAGACGCAGAAAGCAGATACTTTGCATGTG GAGAGTGAAGATTTGGAGAGGCAGAATGCTGCTTTGCGCCGGGAGATCAAACAACTGACAGAGGAACTGAAGCATTTTTCTGCAATGCTGACTTCCCATGAGACTCACTGCTCTGTCCTTCATACACAAGCACCTGTGCCCTCAGAGGTgctttataccccactctccTTCCACCAGACCCACATCAGCTCCCCATGTTTCCAGCATTGA